The Arachis ipaensis cultivar K30076 chromosome B03, Araip1.1, whole genome shotgun sequence region CAGGTCTCATTCTTCCTTTCCGTAGCTTCACTTCTCCTTCTCTTGCTTAGTTTAGTTCGTCTTCTTTCCACGGTTCTGTCCGTGTTGGTGCTCCGGCGACGCAACTATTTGGATGAGGGACCCAGCGATGCGATGAGAGAACTCCATTTTCCAATATGCGACTTGCCTCCTCGCCATTTCCCATCCAGTTGCTGCCTCCGTTAGCCTGCTTCCTCGCCTTTGCCTGGATCTTCGCCGACAGTGATGCTGTTTTATCCGAGGCCCATCACCATTTTCGGAGTCTAGTTAACACTCTCAGTTTCTCAGCGGCATCATAATTCCTCCCCTTCTGTGTCGATTCTTCTTTCTTGCTGCTGCTACCGATTTCATCTTCTCCAGGAAGCTCTGCTATGCTGCAATTTACCGATTTCATCATAATTTGCTCTGCTCTGTaatgccatttttttctttcatcagCTGGCATATCCAATGCATAACCAATAGAAGCAGCAACCTCTGTGACATTCCATGGATTTACCAACACCAACAGCAAAAAACTGTGCAGCACCTTTAAACTGAGAAATAATAAGGAACCTGCAAACTGATGCATAATTtgtaatgaattttttttgtgAGATGTAAGGATCAATTATGGCTCTTTTCATTGTTTTTTTAACATAAACTTTCCAAGCCAAATATTGTATTTGTccaaaaaaatcttatttttaatgTAAAAGTAAAAAAATCGGTTAAAATGAACCAAATTAATCAATTCTATCTATAAGGTTTGGTTATAAAATTTggctttttttttataataatcgGTTCAAATAAACCAAAACACAACTGAGGACACTTGTCATATTCTCATGCATAatcttaaaaaaaagttattttgtgCATCTTGATGTGAGTAGTCCCCAAAAAAAGTTCTATTCTTtagcaaattttaattattaaacaaataaaaagaatttatattttttatttgggataatgttttcttattttattgGGAATGGTATGAAATATTATTCACTATGGTCTATTATCAGCCcacaaacaaaaaatatttaacaaTTTCATTAATCATAACTAAACAAAGTGATGGGAACGGAAAATAAACAACATCAACAAAAAAAAGAGCTATTAACTAAGTGTCATGCTCCCAAGTCGTCACGCATTATCATCATCCCATGCTGATAATATAGGTCAGAACGGTAGAATCTCCCTTAAAAATAACGACTAGGAACTTGTGAACTACTAAAAAATGGGTTCGACAGTGGCTGAATAAACTCTGTGGATATCATAGAACCTCACAAAAATTGATTTCTGGGACAAATTTTATCTCTCTGCCACCATCAATATTAGAACTAGCTTTGATTACTCCTCTTCTGTCTTTGATAACTGGTTAATTATTGGTTCTAACAATACCACACTTGGGCCATTAGTATTGCAGGGTTTGTACCTGTCTCAGAATTGCGGTGTCGTCGCCTGTGATATTCGACTAAATTTTTGTGTGTTTCTAACTAATTTACCatgctattattttttttttttcattcaattgATAAATATACATATTTCAAAACaatgttaaaataaataaataaataaaaattaagaagCAGGAGAAAGAGAGGCTAATATTGAAGTCACCATATGTTCTTCAAGTCGCTGCCATTTTCATCTCTAGCGTCAGGAAGTGagtttaattgaattttgatatATAAAATCGTTCAAAATATATAAGCCAATTTTCTTTAGCTCTCGTCACAGTAAAAAATCACTAAACAAAGAgaaaatcattaaaaaaataaatcttagcactcataaaaattttattatattcttaAAGAATCTTAGATTTATGCAAGTTAAGAAGTCGTTGTACGAGTGAAAACAGAATAAATggataaaaagaaaacaaagtgACACATAAAAGCAACATATTCTAGCATGGCATTGACCCTAgcaacttttaattttaattctttcctactaattaaaaattattagactgCCTCCTCAGAATTATCAAGAAACTAACATGCCGAAAATTTCATGTATGCTCTCAACAAGTGAATACTCTTATTCTATGTTGAATTTAGTTTTTAttgtattaatatttttaatttgatacaaaagacaattaattatctaatttatgattatttttattattataaataaccAATAcatcataataaatattttttcacTCTTTTATAACTTAGGATATTGGGAATTTCTTATTGTNNNNNNNNNNNNNNNNNNNNNNNNNTACAGccattaaaaattataaaaataataataaattaattatatggaagatggttttttttttttaactaaaaataaaataaaattaatagcaAATACCCTGGTTGCAACTCCCAAGTATTACCGTACCACTCACGCCAACAACGCTTCCAAATTCTGATTtcgtattttgaatttattttcatGCAAAAGACGCAAAACAGTGTTACAGATTAAGCTTTTTGGCCTGAAGAAAGGGTAGCGATAGAACTATGATGAAGCGTATATATTCACAAACACCATTCAATTCTACATTATTTGAAGCATGGCGAAAGCAAAATACACGAATCCGAAGGCGCAGTTGAAGAAATGGATCTCGTTGAGGAAGCTGGTTTTGCCGATGCTTTTGATTTTCACGATTGTGCTTCTGGTGTTACTTTCTATCGGAGTTTTTAATCTTCCTATTACCGCTAATGATTCTCCGATCAAGGATCTCGGTGCTCTTAGGCGGCGCAGAACATCTGAGAGGTAGCTTCCACCGCTAACGattctgtttttctttttctagttATAAGGCGAAAATGCGATTAACATTACTACTTTATGGTTGTTGCTTTTGGAAGAGGTTACGGTTTGGTAGAGCAAAAGAAAAAATGGACCGAAATTCTTTCGTGGGAGCCAAGAGCTTTCATGTACCACAATTTCCTGGTTAGTTTTCCAGATCTTTTAATTCACCTGTTATGGATTAGGCACTGATTTTTTTCATGTACACACCTGTTTGGTGCAACGTGGCGGTTACCAGCTCAGTTCAGATCTAGAATTTTCCTTCAAAACGTGTTATAAGGATGTCTTTTAGGCGAGGCTCAAGAAAATTAGTTATATTCATGAATGGAATACCGAATTGTGACTGAAAAGGTTCAACAGCTTGAGCGTCATGTTTTATTTTGCGATATTAGATTCATGTAGCAGTAAACTGTTGAAAGTGAAGCTCATCTATTTTGTATTAGaatattaatactaattaattctGCCTCTCATTTGGATCAGTCCAAAGAAGAATGTGAACACTTGATTAACGTTGCCAAACCACATATGGAAAAATCACAAGTTGCTGATAGTGATACTGGACAGAGTATAGATAGCAGGTTTGCCTCTATTTTGCGTGTTCATTTATGGTAACAATAGTTGTAAGCTGTGTTTTGGTTTAGATACTTGCTCCTGAGAGACTAGTGGTGGTAATGCAATTCTATACAATCCATGCCTCCAGTGATCGTACTAGCTCAGGAGCGTTTCTGAGAAGAGGATTGGACAAAATTGTCCAAAGCATAGAAAAAAAGATTGCTGATCTTACCTTCGTACCAATAGGTATGACTGTATGATGAGTTCCTGTATGCGTCTGCTTATCTCTTTCTTTTGTCTTTCTAAGTTTGATATAGGATGATGTCAGGGACACAATAACCTAAAAGTATCTTATCTAATTTAatgtttataattttataaatataacaTCTATAATTATAGACTTATTATTCAGTTATTCCAGCAGTAATTAaagattgaaaaataaaataattttttattgttttacaCTGATTTTCTATTGCTTCCTGAATATTTTTGTTGGTTAAACTAAGAACATTTTAGTGTGTCCGATTCCTTTTTGCTTACTCAGGGTCACTTTATAAAATGCGAGGGTTCTTTCTTGCTCAGTCATATCTTGCTCAGTCATATGAGGCAGTATATGATGAAGTTAATGTAATGAGTTTGTgtcattttaatatttttgtagaTCCCACTAGTATTTGAATTGTTGTACTTTGGATCTCACTATATGTGATATGGTGGTTAAGCCGGAAATGGAATACAATTTGAATATATTAAACAAGAATGCAAATACCTCCTAATATAGTATACTTATCGTCTGGTATGAATGAATTACTTCAAAAGTTTTTGAGTTAGTAATGAATAACTCATAAATATGTAGAGAATGGAGAAGGACTTCAGGTTCTTCACTATGAAGTTGGCCAAAAATACGAACCTCACTTTGATTACTTCTTAGATAAGGTCAACACTAAGGACGGAAACCACCGTGTTGCTACAGTTCTTATGTACCTGTAAACACATGTCTCTTTTCAATTATAGTTCTATTTTGCGTTAGTTAAATTTTAAAGTAGTCTTTCAAATTGGTCCCGTGCACTAGAATAGTTTCCTAAATTCTAATTGTACCAATTACGTTTCTAAAATCGGCAAAAATGTACAATGTTAGTCCTTATCAGTATTATGAGTTACGCTAAGAGACGAGCGCGGTACACTTTTGCCACACTTTTGCCACTTTCATGGACGTAACTAAGCAATTAAGAACCCAAAGACTATTTTAGTATAAGCGGCTGATCTCAAGTACTACTTTGGGATTTAACTCACTTGTGCTTTATGGTGGATTTTCTTTGGAAATATActaattgtttaattttttatgtgtTTTGTGCAGTTCAGATGTTGAAGAAGGTGGCGAGACCGTATTTCCTGATGCCAATGTAAGTTTTAGTTCTGTTCCATGGCAGAATGATTTGTCTGAATGCGCTAAAAATGGTCTCGCGGTGAAGCCAAAAATGGGTGATGCTATATTGTTTTGGAGCATGAAGCCAGATCTCACCCTAGATCCTTCTTCTCTACATGGTTACAAACTTTGCAAAATTTAATTTAGACTTTGTTATGGTTAATTTTCTAATTCATACTGACCCCAATTTGCAATTTTGTTACTCTACTATCTGTTTCAAATtggttaatatttttttttttttttgtttaatgctTCCAGGTAGTTGCCCTGTTATTAGAGGAAATAAATGGGCTTCAGCAAAGTGGCTACGTCTTGGGGTGTTCAACTAATAAAGATATTATTAAGCCATCTCGTGTGCAGATACCTGTAGAGAGTAAGGATCATTCCAATGCACTCTTACAAGAATTCAAAAATGATTTTTATCTTAAAGTATAAGCGACAATTTCATCCGTTTCGTGCAACAATTTCCTCGCTCAACATATTTGCATCGGATtgcattataaaaatattttaaNNNNNNNNNNNNNNNNNNNNNNNNNNNNNNNNNNNNNNTATGcatattaatttatataattttctAATTAATCAACTTTATTATAACAATAATTAAATCTACAATAGATGAATAATTAAATCTTCTCTCTGTCaaaatacttttatttatgtgataatatacttttttttattccACGGTATCTCCCAACccgacaggtcaaggactaatccgtcgcggtactgagctccatttaaaggtttgtcgctggccaatgagttgctgcatgcatAAGGCGGGATGATAATATACTATTTAAATATGTGTGGAAGTGTGgaacaatatttttttaaaatttcttttatgCTGACCATCCTCTATATAAAAAGCACGGGGAAGTAATAATAGATCAGTTTACAAAAGAATTTTAGTGACATCGATATACTAATTTTTCATCTCTGTTTATACCACAAAACTAATGTATTTGGTATTGAGGAACAGTGAAAATTCTTCCAACATTAATAAAATACTCAACCCCATTATTTGACAATTTGGGTTTTTCACCATAGCCATCATATGCTGTTGACACATCTAACTGTTTGCCACTATAGCAACACATGCTAACCGCCATGTTTAAAAGCTTCTCCATCTTCTTTTGACTGAGATTAGACCCACCACCTACTGCGTTGGTTTCAGCCTAAGGGCAGCACTGAAAGAAACATAACACCAAACATAACTTCTCTGGACAAATGTGGCCCTctctatgaaaaaaaaaattgaccaAATTGAAGTAATTATTGGATTCAGAATTTTGGATCCTCTCATGTTCAAAATAAACATGACCTTCTATTGTTTACATCACAATGATAAAATTTGACTTGCTGATTAACCGAATTAAGGCTTTGGGTTAGTTGCTTCATTGGTTCAATCAATTGGTTTTAGGTCAAATCACTTAATTAAATACGATttagtaaataaatatataacgATATAATATAAATCAAACAGATGCCCCATAtgtaatatgaatttaattttgatacattaacaatataaaaaaattttacacgCACATCTAATTACGTATCACTACAAATAACTACTTTTTTACATGGTCATTCAAAAGAATAAACGTGATTGAATGATTTACGttgtcagtgcatcaaaattaaactcctaATATTTgacaaaatatataacaaatgacTAGCCTGTTTGGAATCGTTAGGTGGTTTGTAATTCTTTTACCAATCTCTCTATATGCCTCATCCAACGGGTCTGGTCTAGGTCTAATAACTATAATTAACATCTCCACATTCTACAATGATTACTAATCTTTTTAACATTTTATAATTTTGAGAGTAACTATATCAATGATGAAGATGTGAACATGACAAAGATCATGCTAATTTTCAACAtgagaggatccaaatccatGATGATTAATTACCTGTTGATACAATAACGCTTTCCAGTGGGTGGAGGACCATCATCAAACACATGTCCAAGATGAGCATCACAGACAGCACAAAGAACTTCCTGGCGCGGCATGAATATAATCGACAGATCTAATTTTGACTTCACATTGTTCCCAATTGGCTGGTAATATGATGGCCATCCAGTTCCACTATTAAACTTAGTAGATGATCTAGAGAGAAAAACAATGCAAAAGAATTAAATCAGTTCAAGATGAATGTGATCAGTGAAAGAAAAATGTAGTTTGGTGAACTGCATATAAAGTACTTACTCAAATAGAGGGGTGTCACAACATATGCAATGGTAAGTCCCCTCAGTTTTGGTATTCCAATACTCCCTGGA contains the following coding sequences:
- the LOC107630608 gene encoding probable prolyl 4-hydroxylase 3 isoform X3, producing MAKAKYTNPKAQLKKWISLRKLVLPMLLIFTIVLLVLLSIGVFNLPITANDSPIKDLGALRRRRTSERGYGLVEQKKKWTEILSWEPRAFMYHNFLSKEECEHLINVAKPHMEKSQVADSDTGQSIDSSDRTSSGAFLRRGLDKIVQSIEKKIADLTFVPIDVEEGGETVFPDANVSFSSVPWQNDLSECAKNGLAVKPKMGDAILFWSMKPDLTLDPSSLHGSCPVIRGNKWASAKWLRLGVFN
- the LOC107630608 gene encoding probable prolyl 4-hydroxylase 3 isoform X2; the encoded protein is MAKAKYTNPKAQLKKWISLRKLVLPMLLIFTIVLLVLLSIGVFNLPITANDSPIKDLGALRRRRTSERGYGLVEQKKKWTEILSWEPRAFMYHNFLSKEECEHLINVAKPHMEKSQVADSDTGQSIDSSDRTSSGAFLRRGLDKIVQSIEKKIADLTFVPIENGEGLQVLHYEVGQKYEPHFDYFLDKVNTKDGNHRVATVLMYLSDVEEGGETVFPDANVSFSSVPWQNDLSECAKNGLAVKPKMGDAILFWSMKPDLTLDPSSLHGYKLCKI
- the LOC107630608 gene encoding probable prolyl 4-hydroxylase 3 isoform X1, with product MAKAKYTNPKAQLKKWISLRKLVLPMLLIFTIVLLVLLSIGVFNLPITANDSPIKDLGALRRRRTSERGYGLVEQKKKWTEILSWEPRAFMYHNFLSKEECEHLINVAKPHMEKSQVADSDTGQSIDSSDRTSSGAFLRRGLDKIVQSIEKKIADLTFVPIENGEGLQVLHYEVGQKYEPHFDYFLDKVNTKDGNHRVATVLMYLSDVEEGGETVFPDANVSFSSVPWQNDLSECAKNGLAVKPKMGDAILFWSMKPDLTLDPSSLHGSCPVIRGNKWASAKWLRLGVFN
- the LOC107630609 gene encoding uncharacterized protein LOC107630609 isoform X1; this encodes MASRALSLPTSRIPCQRFIHNSKVLVCFPSRAIDNSGRKFCYSIHSMGSSASSQSHQADNTSFESGADIVDYKSVRDEEWKKRLTSEQFYITRQKGTERAFTGEYWNTKTEGTYHCICCDTPLFESSTKFNSGTGWPSYYQPIGNNVKSKLDLSIIFMPRQEVLCAVCDAHLGHVFDDGPPPTGKRYCINREGHICPEKLCLVLCFFQCCP